In Hallerella succinigenes, the following are encoded in one genomic region:
- a CDS encoding tape measure protein — translation MAEDYVFKIKAVPDLSGFDAALKSELKKLKLGFGVQAAFNGTGSMSKGGNTALSSMVHAERNATKSLLNFSSAVTQATRGISGLGTRVASVQKTAPKVAQTQVTAQKGANWAQALMALPGMQSVAGLVTAFPRKAFSSGLTNFKETETLRTNLGTLLGSDERGAAFTKRLEEYAKYTPYAMNDIASLAKGLIQYNVSEGDTEKLMKQVGDIAMGSKSQMSSLGLVLGQVASAGKLQGQDLLQFINAGFNPLAILSEAWGRPMAELKDAMSEGKISFEMVREALNLATQEGGKFYKGAERGSKTLEGLLSTAVDNFSIAMGDAFRNNEDVIKGIATTMASIDWTGVSKMLGDIVNVVGRFGGGLATLIKAIAPFPDLVYLTTGALGGLVAYVSGNVMRSVLGLTSAMKSMATQANATAAAVGTNGATGQVGKFTEALGGPMLKGGLYAATGWAVGQIVRFGSTLLDYLDEKKKAKETVNAIEEDGKIRSGIIKTYKKFNADGEWTESEKIAYRETLETAKRLGVDVAGSYLDIFKQEARQEGKKEGEGMKPPKLPKPVVNISADFNSVSRLVKENLTEILRSQLRVMNRYQAVNE, via the coding sequence GTGGCTGAAGATTATGTTTTCAAGATCAAGGCGGTCCCGGACCTTTCCGGATTCGATGCTGCCTTAAAGTCCGAACTCAAGAAGCTAAAGCTTGGATTCGGCGTCCAGGCGGCATTCAACGGGACGGGATCCATGTCGAAGGGCGGGAACACCGCCCTTTCTTCCATGGTGCATGCAGAACGGAACGCCACCAAGTCGCTCCTCAATTTTTCATCGGCAGTAACGCAGGCGACCCGCGGAATTTCCGGACTCGGGACAAGAGTCGCATCCGTACAGAAAACGGCTCCAAAGGTTGCCCAGACGCAGGTAACGGCACAGAAAGGCGCGAACTGGGCCCAGGCATTGATGGCCCTGCCGGGCATGCAGTCTGTAGCCGGTCTCGTTACGGCATTTCCGAGAAAGGCGTTCTCTTCGGGGCTCACCAACTTCAAGGAAACGGAAACGCTCCGGACGAACCTGGGCACGCTCCTCGGTTCCGACGAAAGGGGCGCCGCATTCACGAAGAGGCTCGAGGAGTATGCCAAGTACACGCCGTACGCGATGAACGACATCGCATCGCTGGCGAAAGGGCTAATCCAGTACAACGTGAGCGAAGGGGACACGGAAAAGCTCATGAAGCAGGTGGGCGACATCGCCATGGGCAGCAAGAGCCAGATGTCGAGCCTCGGGCTTGTCCTCGGGCAGGTAGCCAGCGCCGGGAAATTGCAGGGGCAGGACCTGCTCCAGTTCATCAATGCGGGCTTCAATCCGCTCGCCATCCTGAGCGAGGCATGGGGTAGACCCATGGCGGAACTCAAGGACGCGATGAGCGAAGGAAAGATTTCGTTCGAGATGGTCCGCGAGGCGTTAAACCTTGCGACGCAGGAAGGCGGAAAGTTCTACAAGGGAGCAGAACGCGGGAGCAAGACGCTCGAAGGCCTTCTCAGCACTGCGGTCGACAATTTCAGCATCGCCATGGGCGACGCCTTCAGGAACAACGAGGACGTCATCAAGGGTATCGCCACGACGATGGCGAGCATCGACTGGACCGGGGTCTCGAAGATGCTCGGAGATATCGTGAACGTTGTCGGGAGATTCGGAGGAGGATTGGCGACACTCATCAAGGCCATCGCTCCGTTTCCGGATCTCGTATATTTGACAACAGGCGCTCTCGGTGGATTGGTGGCGTATGTATCGGGCAACGTTATGAGGTCCGTTTTAGGATTAACATCGGCCATGAAGTCGATGGCGACCCAGGCAAACGCGACGGCTGCGGCTGTCGGAACGAATGGGGCGACAGGACAGGTCGGCAAATTTACGGAGGCTCTTGGCGGACCGATGCTCAAGGGAGGCCTCTATGCTGCTACAGGTTGGGCTGTCGGGCAGATCGTACGGTTCGGATCTACGCTGTTAGATTATCTTGACGAGAAGAAAAAAGCGAAAGAGACGGTCAATGCGATAGAAGAGGACGGAAAAATCAGAAGTGGAATAATCAAAACGTACAAAAAATTCAATGCGGACGGTGAATGGACCGAAAGCGAGAAAATAGCTTATCGTGAAACCTTGGAGACGGCCAAGAGGCTCGGTGTGGATGTTGCCGGATCGTACTTGGACATTTTCAAACAGGAAGCCAGACAGGAAGGCAAGAAGGAAGGCGAGGGAATGAAACCGCCGAAACTCCCCAAGCCGGTCGTCAACATCAGCGCGGACTTCAACAGCGTTTCGAGGCTTGTCAAGGAAAACCTCACGGAAATCCTTAGAAGCCAGCTCAGGGTCATGAACAGATACCAGGCGGTGAACGAATGA
- a CDS encoding DUF2612 domain-containing protein — translation MQYTGKIDLFEKAWELALDQYQSSPKLKALIQAMVKNGQPFEHAIDRFTRWANIDEAEGEWLDILGSLRNFPREAGESDSDYRQRLKSDILVDNSGTPDNVIDNARELSGDEKPQYMDEDNPDDPLDVAFFVYTPNGRQILQAKVRKLAPAGVLGIAGAAIGQGDGSLLADADGKLFLMAAEDANIGTGSLLVAESDGTRLVAEDGVTQLIPEA, via the coding sequence ATGCAATACACGGGCAAGATCGATCTTTTCGAAAAAGCTTGGGAACTCGCGCTGGACCAGTACCAGAGCAGTCCGAAATTGAAGGCCCTCATCCAGGCCATGGTCAAGAACGGCCAACCGTTCGAGCACGCCATCGACAGGTTCACCCGATGGGCGAACATTGACGAGGCGGAAGGCGAATGGCTCGACATTTTAGGCTCTTTGCGGAATTTCCCGCGAGAAGCGGGGGAAAGCGACAGCGACTACAGGCAACGGCTGAAGTCCGACATCCTGGTCGACAATTCAGGCACGCCGGACAACGTGATCGACAACGCCCGGGAACTCAGCGGCGACGAAAAACCGCAGTACATGGACGAAGACAATCCGGACGACCCGCTCGACGTGGCGTTCTTTGTCTATACGCCGAACGGAAGGCAGATCCTACAGGCGAAAGTGCGCAAGCTCGCCCCGGCAGGGGTGCTGGGGATTGCAGGCGCCGCAATCGGACAGGGTGACGGGTCGTTATTGGCGGATGCGGATGGAAAACTTTTCCTGATGGCGGCGGAAGACGCCAACATCGGTACAGGATCACTGCTCGTCGCGGAAAGCGACGGGACACGGCTGGTCGCCGAGGACGGCGTGACCCAGCTCATACCGGAGGCATAG
- a CDS encoding baseplate hub protein, with product MAFGRVVRLFVGNFALGNMDTKDAKRIDGLDIEFSVTRSIEFWDNAATITLYNPSPDTLRYVMRTGASVILQAGHEDETVGNIFVGQIARVETHREGPDIVTAMTCKSARGAYYQLVKLSCDVRFRKGATFRECLQYMADYAGVALRAGADLDALDGALSRNFQASGSFPGVFENFVRTVLKPEAKLGAFYDNNEILILGENKHVEIEHIALYYDTGLLSASEIRDEGDNDINGGGDAYHMMAGIPELEKKYRLDEHAPKVQEVDRKRRVRFRAILSPKFCPNARVELDSTTGDSYDSVLAVQGLFSIDSVEFNGGTTGSDFTVECEAVEVTE from the coding sequence ATGGCGTTCGGAAGGGTTGTCCGGCTTTTTGTCGGTAATTTTGCGCTCGGGAACATGGATACGAAAGACGCGAAGCGAATCGACGGGCTCGACATCGAGTTCTCGGTGACGCGGTCGATCGAGTTCTGGGACAACGCCGCCACGATCACGCTCTACAACCCGAGCCCGGACACGTTGCGATACGTCATGCGTACGGGAGCATCGGTGATCCTCCAGGCGGGACACGAGGACGAGACGGTCGGGAACATTTTCGTCGGGCAGATTGCCCGCGTGGAGACCCACAGGGAAGGACCCGACATCGTGACGGCAATGACGTGCAAGAGCGCAAGGGGCGCCTATTACCAGCTCGTGAAGCTTTCCTGCGACGTGCGCTTCCGGAAGGGGGCGACATTCAGGGAATGCCTCCAGTACATGGCGGATTATGCCGGGGTCGCTTTGCGGGCCGGGGCTGACCTCGATGCGCTCGACGGGGCTCTTTCCCGCAACTTTCAGGCTTCTGGATCCTTCCCGGGCGTTTTCGAGAACTTTGTCCGGACGGTACTCAAGCCAGAGGCGAAACTCGGCGCGTTCTACGACAACAACGAGATCCTGATTCTCGGGGAGAACAAGCACGTGGAGATCGAGCATATCGCCCTTTATTACGACACGGGGCTTCTTTCCGCATCCGAAATCCGCGACGAGGGCGACAACGACATCAACGGGGGCGGTGACGCATACCACATGATGGCTGGAATCCCGGAGCTAGAGAAGAAATACAGGCTTGACGAGCACGCGCCGAAAGTCCAGGAAGTGGACAGAAAGCGCAGGGTCAGGTTCCGGGCTATCCTCAGCCCGAAATTCTGCCCGAACGCACGCGTGGAACTCGACAGCACGACTGGCGACTCCTACGACAGCGTGCTGGCTGTCCAGGGACTTTTTTCGATCGACAGCGTGGAATTCAACGGAGGGACGACCGGATCCGACTTCACGGTCGAATGCGAGGCGGTGGAGGTGACTGAATGA
- a CDS encoding phage baseplate plug family protein: MLRVPTDMKGNAYMVESVNVGGQSVAIRMLWNNRAGEWFADFESANGKNLGVALVPWSALLSAGKKALQSGDFAVLKDEKTGDDEITFDNFGTTWGLYYLTDDEIAKMREKGVL; the protein is encoded by the coding sequence ATGCTGAGAGTACCGACGGACATGAAGGGTAATGCCTACATGGTGGAATCCGTCAACGTAGGCGGGCAGAGCGTCGCCATCCGGATGCTCTGGAACAACAGGGCCGGCGAATGGTTCGCCGATTTCGAGAGCGCGAACGGGAAAAACCTGGGCGTGGCTCTGGTACCATGGAGTGCGCTCCTTTCGGCAGGCAAAAAGGCGCTTCAGTCCGGGGATTTTGCAGTCCTGAAGGACGAAAAGACGGGCGACGACGAGATCACGTTCGACAATTTCGGAACGACGTGGGGGCTCTATTACCTGACGGACGACGAAATCGCGAAGATGCGTGAAAAGGGGGTGCTCTGA
- a CDS encoding phage baseplate protein, whose product MIGYIQRATRKRPIPRAIPASLFTQSEDFGLDELPFDLLIDESHELGFDITDHAVENGEVISDSIQRRLRSVTVRGMFTNHPVRKSSGFTVDKDGKVTKPENVTIEDGDGNEAIKNTARDDKWKMLNEIAERKGTVRLVTALEIYDEMAIESIQADRGAEDGEAIQFTLTLREIRSVAFVSTSEGGTFTPAKQTTWKERVAARKKQNGKVSAEEIEAEKKIDELARMKGGKTVANGGYQDAESTDGHEG is encoded by the coding sequence ATGATAGGGTACATCCAGCGGGCGACACGGAAACGGCCCATTCCGCGAGCCATCCCGGCGTCGCTCTTCACGCAGTCCGAGGATTTCGGTCTTGACGAGCTCCCGTTCGACCTGCTCATCGACGAATCGCACGAGCTCGGATTCGACATCACCGATCACGCCGTGGAGAACGGGGAGGTCATTTCAGACAGCATCCAGCGCAGGCTCCGCTCGGTGACGGTGCGCGGCATGTTCACGAACCATCCGGTCCGGAAAAGCTCCGGGTTTACCGTCGACAAGGACGGGAAGGTGACGAAGCCGGAGAACGTGACCATCGAGGACGGGGACGGGAACGAGGCGATCAAGAACACGGCTCGGGATGACAAATGGAAAATGCTCAACGAGATCGCAGAGCGGAAGGGGACGGTCCGGCTCGTCACTGCGCTCGAAATCTATGACGAGATGGCGATCGAGAGCATCCAGGCGGATCGCGGAGCCGAAGACGGGGAAGCGATCCAGTTCACGCTGACGCTCCGCGAGATCCGCTCCGTCGCCTTCGTGAGCACGAGCGAGGGCGGGACGTTTACTCCGGCAAAGCAGACGACATGGAAGGAACGTGTGGCGGCAAGGAAGAAGCAGAACGGCAAGGTCAGCGCAGAGGAAATCGAGGCGGAAAAGAAAATCGACGAACTCGCACGGATGAAGGGCGGCAAGACCGTCGCAAACGGAGGATATCAGGATGCTGAGAGTACCGACGGACATGAAGGGTAA